From the Accipiter gentilis chromosome 15, bAccGen1.1, whole genome shotgun sequence genome, one window contains:
- the LOC126045961 gene encoding vimentin A2-like: protein MKQMCSAAVCADVSCSASDLAAALRDIQIQNEKIAAKNLQELNEWYKTRFPDFNQASTKHAENVRRFREGTGKRSVVF, encoded by the exons ATGAAACAGAtgtgcagtgctgctgtgtgtgCCGATGTCTCCTGCTCAGCCTCAGACCTGGCTGCTGCTCTGAGGGACATCCagatacagaatgaaaaaatcGCAGCCAAGAACCTGCAG GAACTGAATGAGTGGTACAAAACCAGATTTCCTGACTTTAATCAAGCTTCCACAAAACATGCTGAGAATGTGAGACGTTTCAGGGAAGGAACGGGGAAAAGAAGT GTGGTCTTTTAG